A DNA window from Enterobacter asburiae contains the following coding sequences:
- a CDS encoding MFS transporter, whose amino-acid sequence MTQAQPQRTTSDLVKAAVSGWLGTALEFMDFQLYSLGAALVFHEIFFPEQSAAMALILAMGTYGAGYIARIVGAFIFGRMGDSIGRKKVLFITITMMGICTTLIGVLPTYAQIGIFAPVLLVTLRIIQGLGAGAEISGAGTMLAEYAPKGKRGIISSLVAMGTNCGTLSATAIWAVMFFALDREELIAWGWRVPFLASVVVMIFAIWLRMNLKESPVFEKVNDAQTVQPDTSLGSMVKSKSFWLATGLRFGQAGNSGLIQTFLAGYLVQTLLFDKAIPTDALMISSILGFISIPLLGWLSDKVGRRLPYIILNISAILLAYPMLSIIVDKSYAPGTIMLSIIVIHNFAVLGLFALENITMAEMFGSRNRFTRMAISKEAGGLVAVGFGPVLAGIFCNMTGSWWPIVAMLVAYSVIGLVSAFLMPEVRDRDLSAAHDAAESAPEESLGYGAVSSRR is encoded by the coding sequence ATGACGCAAGCACAACCTCAAAGAACTACCTCCGATCTGGTGAAAGCCGCCGTTTCCGGCTGGCTGGGCACCGCCCTGGAGTTTATGGACTTTCAGCTTTACTCGCTGGGGGCTGCCCTGGTCTTTCACGAGATCTTCTTCCCGGAACAGTCAGCCGCGATGGCGCTGATCCTCGCGATGGGGACCTACGGCGCAGGCTATATCGCACGCATTGTCGGCGCCTTTATCTTTGGCAGAATGGGCGACAGCATTGGTCGTAAGAAGGTGCTGTTTATCACCATCACCATGATGGGGATCTGCACCACGCTGATTGGCGTCCTGCCGACCTACGCGCAGATCGGGATTTTTGCTCCCGTTCTGCTGGTGACGCTGCGTATCATCCAGGGCCTGGGGGCCGGGGCTGAGATCTCCGGGGCCGGGACCATGCTGGCGGAGTACGCGCCGAAAGGCAAACGCGGCATTATCTCCTCGCTGGTGGCGATGGGCACTAACTGCGGGACGCTGAGCGCCACGGCGATCTGGGCGGTGATGTTCTTTGCCCTCGACCGTGAAGAGCTAATTGCCTGGGGCTGGCGCGTGCCGTTCCTCGCCAGCGTCGTGGTGATGATTTTCGCCATCTGGCTGCGAATGAACCTGAAAGAGAGCCCGGTCTTTGAGAAAGTGAACGATGCCCAAACCGTACAGCCGGACACCTCGCTGGGTTCAATGGTGAAAAGTAAATCCTTCTGGCTTGCGACCGGGCTGCGTTTCGGTCAGGCGGGCAACTCGGGGCTGATCCAGACGTTCCTCGCCGGGTATCTGGTCCAGACGCTGCTGTTCGATAAAGCCATCCCGACCGATGCGCTGATGATAAGCTCCATTCTCGGGTTTATCTCCATTCCGCTGCTGGGCTGGCTTTCCGATAAAGTAGGGCGCCGTCTGCCGTACATTATCCTCAATATCTCCGCCATTCTTCTCGCCTACCCAATGCTGTCGATCATCGTCGATAAGAGCTATGCGCCGGGGACGATTATGCTCTCCATCATCGTTATCCATAACTTCGCCGTGCTGGGGCTGTTTGCGCTGGAAAATATCACCATGGCGGAGATGTTTGGCTCGCGAAATCGCTTTACCCGCATGGCTATCTCGAAAGAGGCGGGCGGTTTGGTGGCGGTGGGCTTTGGTCCGGTACTGGCGGGGATCTTCTGCAACATGACCGGCTCATGGTGGCCGATCGTCGCCATGCTGGTGGCTTATTCCGTGATTGGGCTGGTCTCGGCGTTCCTGATGCCGGAAGTGCGCGACCGTGATTTGAGCGCGGCGCACGACGCAGCGGAGTCCGCGCCAGAGGAGAGCTTGGGTTACGGCGCGGTCTCCTCGCGACGCTAA